Genomic segment of Planktothrix tepida PCC 9214:
NNNNNNNNNNNNNNNNNNNNNNNNNNNNNNNNNNNNNNNNNNNNNNNNNNNNNNNNNNNNNNNNNNNNNNNNNNNNNNNNNNNNNNNNNNNNNNNNNNNNNNNNNNNNNNNNNNNNNNNNNNNNNNNNNNNNNNNNNNNNNNNNNNNNNNNNNNNNNNNNNNNNNNNNNNNNNNNNNNNNNNNNNNNNNNNNNNNNNNNNNNNNNNNNNNNNNNNNNNNNNNNNNNNNNNNNNNNNNNNNNNNNNNNNNNNNNNNNNNNNNNNNNNNNNNNNNNNNNNNNNNNNNNNNNNNNNNNNNNNNNNNNNNNNNNNNNNNNNNNNNNNNNNNNNNNNNNNNNNNNNNNNNNNNNNNNNNNNNNNNNNNNNNNNNNNNNNNNNNNNNNNNNNNNNNNNNNNNNNNNNNNNNNNNNNNNNNNNNNNNNNNNNNNNNNNNNNNNNNNNNNNNNNNNNNNNNNNNNNNNNNNNNNNNNNNNNNNNNNNNNNNNNNNNNNNNNNNNNNNNNNNNNNNNNNNNNNNNNNNNNNNNNNNNNNNNNNNNNNNNNNNNNNNNNNNNNNNNNNNNNNNNNNNNNNNNNNNNNNNNNNNNNNNNNNNNNNNNNNNNNNNNNNNNNNNNNNNNNNNNNNNNNNNNNNNNNNNNNNNNNNNNNNNNNNNNNNNNNNNNNNNNNNNNNNNNNNNNNNNNNNNNNNNNNNNNNNNNNNNNNNNNNNNNNNNNNNNNNNNNNNNNNNNNNNNNNNNNNNNNNNNNNNNNNNNNNNNNNNNNNNNNNNNNNNNNNNNNNNNNNNNNNNNNNNNNNNNNNNNNNNNNNNNNNNNNNNNNNNNNNNNNNNNNNNNNNNNNNNNNNNNNNNNNNNNNNNNNNNNNNNNNNNNNNNNNNNNNNNNNNNNNNNNNNNNNNNNNNNNNNNNNNNNNNNNNNNNNNNNNNNNNNNNNNNTAATTCGGGCTTGCTGAAAAAGTAACAGAAAAGGAAACGAATGATGAACTAGCGAATGAAGTTAGAAGGGTAAATCAGTTTTTTTTTGAGGAAAGAAGTTAACCGATAAGTTATGATAATCAATGACTCGAAAAAAGTAATTGACTAAAAAAATTGACACCAAAATCTGCCTAAGAATGGCAGAGAGATTCATGACTAAAAAAGTAATAGCAATTGCCGTTTCGGAAGTATGAGCTAGTTTATTCATAATCCGATTCAGGCTAAATCTTCTTTTCCCTTGCCCAAATTTGCCCTCAATTGAATTCCGAATCTTTTCATCGTCTAACGCCTGTTTCTTAGTAGCTTTACTAAGATGTGCTGGCGGTCTCCCTAATGGGGGGCCACTGATTCTAATTCCTCTGTCTTTACACCAAGCTCGGTTTTCTCTCGTTCGGTAAATTTTATCTACATGGACTGACTCAGGGTAATGCCCCGTATATTCTTTAAAAGCCTCTATTTGTGTTTTTAAATCACAGGATTCGTTAAAATTATCCCAACTAATCCGGTCAAGAAATACATAGTCATCCATACAACTCGCAGACAATTTAGCACCAAATTCTACTGACACTCCGGCTTTACCTCGCACAATCGGACGAATATGAGGTTGGCTCAAACTGACGATTCTATCGGAAATACTTTGTTTGTTATTATCATACATCCACTGCTGTTGACGATAAACTTCTGATATGACTAATAAACTCTTATATTGCTTGTTATTTAAGCTATCCAGCGTCCCTCTATTGGCGATGATTTGGTCTATATGCCCTAAGTTTAGTTTAATATATTGCAGTTGTTTTTTAATGGCATTTCGTCTTTTTTTCCGCGCAGGTCGGCGTTGTTTTGCTACTTCTAGGTAGTCTTTTCTCGCTTTTTTTCTATAAGTTCTGGGTTTCTTCTCTGATTTATCCTGACGGCTTTTATGCAAACTATCAATGATTTTTTCTGTCTGTTCTCTGGCTTGATTTAAAATTTTTAAGTCTGTCGGATATGTGATATCAGCCGGGGCACAAGTTGCATCTGCTATTAATTTTCCTCGGTTTTTCCTCTCACTTCCTTCTTCAGCTTCTGATTGATTTTCGGTGACTGGCTCCTTACTCGCCTCTCGCATTCTTTTGATCATTACCCGATTGACTTTATTCACTAAATTCACATTGATTCTTGTCCGAAAGTGCACTAACATTGAGGCATCAAATGGTGCCTTGTTCCTGTATTCTGA
This window contains:
- a CDS encoding IS5 family transposase (programmed frameshift), with amino-acid sequence MYRKDEQPRTPPEEFKLPFEGKLSEDNRWVIMAQWIPWEEFEAEYEELFSSVMGAPAKRFRMALGALIIKEKLGISDRETVEQIKENPYLQYFIGLSEYRNKAPFDASMLVHFRTRINVNLVNKVNRVMIKRMREASKEPVTENQSEAEEGSERKNRGKLIADATCAPADITYPTDLKILNQAREQTEKIIDSLHKSRQDKSEKKPRTYRKKARKDYLEVAKQRRPARKKRRNAIKKQLQYIKLNLGHIDQIIANRGTLDSLNNKQYKSLLVISEVYRQQQWMYDNNKQSISDRIVSLSQPHIRPIVRGKAGVSVEFGAKLSASCMDDYVFLDRISWDNFNESCDLKTQIEAFKEYTGHYPESVHVDKIYRTRENRAWCKDRGIRISGPPLGRPPAHLSKATKKQALDDEKIRNSIEGKFGQGKRRFSLNRIMNKLAHTSETAIAITFLVMNLSAILRQILVSIFLVKITFFESLIIITYRLTSFLKKKLIYPSNFIR